In one window of Balaenoptera musculus isolate JJ_BM4_2016_0621 chromosome 10, mBalMus1.pri.v3, whole genome shotgun sequence DNA:
- the LOC118902812 gene encoding protein HP-25 homolog 2-like has product MGEITIQCSKCYNQRIPGIPGDIKNCSSPPKSAFAVKVSDLLPAPSQPIVFKEALHKDQDRFNLTTGVFTCTVPGVYHFGFDIELFQHAMKLGLMKSGTQVLEKEAQAKDNYRHVSGNVILQLTMGDRVWLESKLDTAESEKGLIESMFFGYLLYGNYTG; this is encoded by the exons ATGGGAGAGATTACTATTCAGTGTAGCAAATGCTACAATCAAA GAATTCCTGGGATTCCTGGAGACATTAAGAATTGTTCATCTCCCCCCAAATCTGCCTTTGCAGTGAAGGTGAGTgatctcctcccagccccctctcaGCCCATTGTCTTCAAGGAAGCCCTGCATAAGGACCAGGACCGCTTCAATCTTACCACTGGAGTGTTCACCTGCACCGTCCCAGGCGTGTACCACTTTGGCTTTGACATTGAGCTGTTCCAGCATGCTATGAAGTTAGGGCTCATGAAGAGTGGCACCCAAGTCCTGGAGAAGGAAGCCCAGGCCAAGGACAATTATAGGCATGTTTCTGGAAATGTCATCTTGCAGCTGACGATGGGAGACAGAGTCTGGCTGGAATCCAAGCTAGACACAGCAGAGAGTGAGAAAGGACTGATTGAAAGTATGTTCTTTGGGTATTTGCTCTATGGAAATTATACTGGCTAA